The Daucus carota subsp. sativus chromosome 7, DH1 v3.0, whole genome shotgun sequence genome window below encodes:
- the LOC108194813 gene encoding uncharacterized protein LOC108194813, with protein sequence MLNQNYSPWPPKNPNFNQSNPNYYNKTHPHDPLGVTNIYKSRNSRQFHRRKSSGRRFAPYAPRNTTSFLIRAKKSGGIAFPASPCPVTPAVLPTPEFSPAREVVVDTAKEEWGVNGYGTMSGLIRLRELGGTGEEGDRGCASSGSDVELERRLDHDLSRFEMIYPNSNGGEIDNRDSFLGRGDEESMSLKERLFSMESELEDMRRRVLALEMRGKLARGNVEEFGSDNEGGCYAYSGRSVGGAGED encoded by the coding sequence ATGCTGAATCAAAATTACTCACCCTGGCCCccaaaaaaccctaatttcaatCAATCAAACCCTAATTACTACAACAAGACTCACCCTCATGATCCTCTCGGCGTTACTAACATCTACAAGTCCCGAAATTCTCGTCAGTTCCACCGGAGAAAGAGCTCCGGTCGGCGGTTCGCGCCGTACGCGCCGCGCAACACGACGTCGTTCCTCATCCGCGCGAAAAAATCGGGCGGGATCGCTTTCCCGGCGTCACCGTGTCCGGTGACGCCGGCGGTGCTGCCGACGCCGGAGTTCTCTCCGGCGAGGGAGGTGGTGGTGGATACGGCCAAGGAGGAGTGGGGAGTGAACGGTTACGGGACGATGAGTGGGTTGATTAGGTTGAGAGAATTAGGGGGGACTGGTGAGGAAGGCGATAGAGGTTGCGCAAGTAGTGGGAGTGATGTCGAGCTTGAGAGGAGGTTGGATCATGATTTGAGTAGGTTTGAGATGATTTATCCCAATAGTAATGGGGGAGAAATCGATAACCGAGATAGTTTTCTAGGTAGAGGTGATGAAGAGAGTATGAGTTTGAAGGAGAGGTTGTTTTCGATGGAGAGTGAGTTGGAGGATATGCGGAGAAGAGTGTTGGCTTTGGAAATGCGGGGGAAATTAGCGAGGGGGAATGTGGAGGAATTTGGGTCGGATAATGAAGGCGGTTGTTATGCTTATTCGGGGAGGAGTGTTGGTGGTGCTGGTGAGGACTGA